A stretch of the Aspergillus puulaauensis MK2 DNA, chromosome 6, nearly complete sequence genome encodes the following:
- a CDS encoding uncharacterized protein (COG:Z;~EggNog:ENOG410PU7Y;~InterPro:IPR011990;~PFAM:PF13374,PF13424;~go_function: GO:0005515 - protein binding [Evidence IEA]), with amino-acid sequence MPDLISLIGVLGLLEMRTVPDQDPAGEYADNQEAMEKLQSLVPLASDNTTESYDKKAQLATLYLKTGSFDQAVPLLRDTLDGRRRLLGSDHAAIIQTEELLACALYAQGETVDALKEFQAACAIRTRTPGTEDGWTVQNMFNTGIVTWHIGEHQEACDIMSKTYKMSERIHGPHHPSTLSAMENSSFMYHFVERSWEAQKVQQKVVNVRLNDLPHDGGTILKSAILLGKICMDKEWWENCEKTYSLIVELRTNLEGSDSPATLASKANLATAVQKQGRLDEGEKICLEISDVARTEFGPESPVALRCKLRLATILSDKGEHIPALAIQREVLQIQEQALGSSHEDTCCTLCHLSETLVELEQYDEAVTALKRLVSALEQRLGVCDPEALSASLDLSMLLARIDLIDEAEDIVVNVISGREAAEDSELLFKLRKAVNVLLQHGRTAPFNKFYLGL; translated from the coding sequence ATGCCCGATCTTATAAGCCTCATCGGGGTACTGGGACTGTTAGAGATGAGGACCGTGCCGGATCAGGATCCAGCAGGGGAGTACGCAGATAACCAGGAGGCCATGGAAAAGCTCCAGTCGCTCGTACCACTCGCCTCAGACAATACCACGGAAAGTTACGATAAAAAGGCCCAGCTTGCAACGCTCTATCTGAAAACCGGATCTTTTGATCAAGCAGTACCACTACTGAGAGACACCCTGGACGGCCGACGGAGGCTTCTGGGGTCCGACCATGCAGCAATTATCCAGACGGAAGAGCTACTAGCTTGCGCACTGTACGCCCAGGGCGAGACTGTGGATGCATTAAAAGAATTCCAAGCAGCTTGTGCGATTAGGACTCGGACCCCGGGCACCGAAGACGGGTGGACAGTTCAGAACATGTTCAACACGGGAATTGTGACCTGGCATATCGGGGAACATCAAGAAGCATGCGATATAATGAGCAAAACGTACAAAATGTCCGAGCGAATACACGGACCGCATCATCCTAGCACTCTTTCCGCCATGGAGAATTCATCTTTCATGTACCATTTTGTGGAACGTTCGTGGGAAGCCCAGAAAGTCCAACAGAAAGTGGTGAACGTACGGCTGAATGACTTGCCTCACGACGGTGGGACTATTTTAAAATCAGCTATTCTGCTGGGAAAGATATGCATGGACAAGGAATGGTGGGAGAACTGTGAAAAGACATACAGCCTCATTGTAGAACTTCGCACCAATCTGGAAGGCTCAGACAGTCCGGCGACCTTGGCCAGCAAAGCCAACCTTGCAACCGCAGTGCAAAAGCAGGGTCGCCttgacgagggcgagaaaaTATGCCTTGAGATATCAGATGTCGCCCGAACAGAGTTTGGCCCTGAGTCGCCAGTGGCCCTGCGCTGCAAACTACGTCTAGCAACAATCCTCAGTGATAAAGGGGAGCACATTCCAGCTCTGGCCATACAGCGGGAGGTTTTGCAGATTCAGGAACAGGCCCTTGGAAGCTCTCATGAAGACACGTGTTGCACGCTGTGTCATCTCTCCGAGACACTGGTGGAATTGGAGCAGTATGATGAAGCAGTCACGGCGTTGAAAAGGCTGGTCTCTGCTTTGGAACAGAGGCTGGGAGTGTGTGATCCCGAAGCTTTGTCCGCCAGCCTCGACCTGTCCATGCTTCTTGCTCGCATAGACTTGATAGATGAGGCTGAGGATATCGTTGTCAATGTCATTAGTGGCCGTGAGGCAGCCGAGGACAGCGAGCTACTATTTAAGTTGAGGAAAGCAGTTAATGTTTTGCTGCAGCACGGTAGAACCGCGCCATTCAACAAATTTTACCTCGGTCTTTAG
- a CDS encoding D-mandelate dehydrogenase-like dehydrogenase (COG:C;~EggNog:ENOG410PM0H;~InterPro:IPR006140,IPR036291,IPR006139,IPR029753, IPR029752;~PFAM:PF03446,PF00389,PF02826;~go_function: GO:0016616 - oxidoreductase activity, acting on the CH-OH group of donors, NAD or NADP as acceptor [Evidence IEA];~go_function: GO:0051287 - NAD binding [Evidence IEA];~go_process: GO:0055114 - oxidation-reduction process [Evidence IEA]): protein MAVVKPRVVFLNSPKCTPASYLEQFSSDFAFSVLPAANRAETKALLPKDIADNGPIHAFIIGMGTTPYEPYDEDLLSGLTPHCRIIASASAGYNEFDVEWMASQGIWFCNTVDAVAEATADMAMFLTLGVLRNTSVAEKRVREGRWRSPELVPARDPSGLTLGIIGLGAIGKYLARKAGAFNLNITYHNRRQLSAQVEKEYNLTYAPSLTDLLSVSDIVSVNCPLNAKTTNLIGAAEFSAMKDGTFFINTARGAIVNEEALVEALKSGKVARAGLDAFPDEPNVNPFLRESEKVVLQPHLGGSTDMAFQKAERECFENIRAFFKDGRPLSPVIEIGSRKL, encoded by the exons atggcCGTCGTCAAACCCAGAGTCGTCTTCCTGAACAGCCCTAAATGCACTCCAGCTTCCTATCTCGAGCAGTTCAGCAGTGACTTCGCCTTCTCCGTGCTTCCGGCCGCCAACCGCGCGGAAACCAAGGCCCTCCTCCCAAAGGATATTGCTGACAATGGACCCATCCACGCCTTCATAATTGGCATGGGAACAACTCCCTATGAGCCGTACGATGAAGACCTTCTCTCGGGTCTCACTCCCCACTGCCGGATTATCgcctccgccagcgccgggTACAACGAGTTCGATGTGGAGTGGATGGCAAGTCAAGGCATCTGGTTCTGTAATACCGTTGATGCTGTCGCAGAAGCCACAGCCGATATGGCCATGTTCCTGACTCTCGGCGTGCTCCGGAATACGAGCGTGGCTGAGAAGAGAGTCCGCGAGGGCCGTTGGCGGAGCCCAGAGTTGGTCCCAGCAAGGGATCCGAGTGGGTTGACGCTGGGGATTATTGGCTTGGGTGCAATTGGAAAG TATCTCGCCCGCAAAGCGGGGGCCTTCAATCTCAACATCACATACCATAACCGACGCCAACTCTCTGCCCAAGTGGAGAAAGAATATAACCTCACCTACGCGCCAAGTCTAACTGATCTCTTGTCGGTGTCGGATATTGTATCCGTAAATTGCCCTCTCAATGCCAAAACAACCAATCTGATTGGTGCTGCTGAGTTTTCCGCGATGAAGGATggcaccttcttcatcaacactgCCCGGGGTGCTATTGTGAATGAGGAAGCCCTTGTTGAGGCGCTGAAGTCAGGCAAAGTCGCCCGAGCTGGATTGGATGCCTTCCCCGACGAGCCCAATGTGAATCCTTTCTTGAGGGAGAGTGAGAAGGTCGTTTTGCAGCCGCACCTGGGCGGGTCGACTGATATGGCATTTCAAAAAGCCGAGAGGGAGTGCTTTGAGAATATTCGGGCATTCTTCAAAGATGGGAGACCGTTGTCGCCAGTTATTGAAATCGGAAGCCGCAAGTTGTAA